The Kocuria flava nucleotide sequence CTGGGCAGCCCCGACGACGCCGTGGTCCGTACCGTCACGGTGCTGGTGATCGCCTGCCCCCACGCCCTGGGCCTGGCCATCCCGCTGGTGATCGCGATCTCCACCGAGCGCGCCGCGAAGGCCGGGGTGCTGATCAAGGACCGGATGGCCCTGGAGCGGATGCGCACCATCGACGTGGTGCTCTTCGACAAGACCGGCACGCTGACCGAGGGCGCGCACGCCGTTACCGGTGCTACGCCGGTGCCCGGCACCTCCAAGGCCGAGCTGCTCGCCGTGGCGGCGGCCGCCGAGGCCGACAGCGAGCACCCCGTGGCCCGGGCGATCGTGACCGCCGCCGCCCGCAGCGCCGAAGCACAACGGCTGGGCCTGCGCGGCACCGGCTTCACCGCGGCCGCCGGCCGCGGTGTGAAGGCCACCGTCGACGGGGCCGAGATCGTCGTGGGCGGGCCGAACATGCTGCGCGAGTTGGCTCTCGACACGCCCGCTCCGCTACGCGCCACCGTGGCCGAGTGGACCAACCGCGGCGCCGGTGTGCTCCACGTCGTCCGGGACGGGCGGATCATCGGCGCCCTGGCTTTGGAGGACAAGGTGCGCCCCGAGTCCCGCGCCGCCGTGGCGGCGCTGCAGGAGCGCGGGGTGAAGGTCGCCCTCATCACCGGCGACGCCCGCCAGGTCGCCGAGGCGGTCGGGGCGGATCTGGGCATCGACGAGGTCTTCGCCGAGGTGCTCCCGCAGGACAAGGACACCAAGGTCACCGAGCTGCAGTCCCGCGGGATGACGGTGGCGATGGTCGGTGACGGGGTCAACGACGCCCCGGCCCTGGCCCGGGCCGAGGTCGGGATCGCCATCGGCGCCGGCACCGACGTGGCCATGGAGTCGGCCGGGGTGGTGCTGGCCGGCAACGACCCGCGCGCGGTGCTGTCCATGATCGAGCTGTCCCGGGCCAGCTACCGGAAGATGATCCAGAACCTTGCCTGGGCCACCGGCTACAACATCATCGCCGTGCCCCTGGCCGCCGGTGTGCTCGCCCCGGTCGGGATCGTGCTGTCCCCGGCGGTCGGGGCGGTGCTGATGTCGGTCTCCACCATCGTGGTGGCGCTCAACGCCCAGCTGCTGCGCCGGCTCGACCTGGACCCCGCCCACCTGGCCGCCACCAGCACCGAGGACCGCCGGCCCGCCGAGCAACCCGCGACCGTCCCCACCTCCTGAGCCACTCTTTCCCCAACCCCTCAACAAGAAGAGAAGGACACACTGTGAAGCGTTCCACCACCCTCATCACCCTCGCCCTGGCCTCGGCCCTGGCCCTGGCCGGCTGCGGCACCAACGGCGAGGAGAACACCGGGGCGGCCTCCGAGGCCGCTACGTCTGCGGCGGCAGGTGCCGGAAGCACCGAGACCACCGGCACGACCGCCCCCTCTGGCTCCTCCTCCGCCCAGGAAATCTCGGAGGAGCACAACGACGCCGACGTGATGTTCGCCCAGATGATGATCCCCCACCACCAGCAGGCCGTTCAGATGAGTGAGATGCTGCTGGCCAAGGACGGCATCCCGGCTGACGTGCGTGAGTTCGCCCAAGGGGTCATCGACGCCCAGGGCCCGGAGATCGAGCGCATGAACGCCATGCTCACCGCCTGGGGCCAGGAACCCACGAGCGAGTCCGGCGGCATGGAAGGCATGGACCACGGCTCCGGTTCGGGAATGAGCGGGATGATGACCGAGGAGGACATGCAACAG carries:
- a CDS encoding copper-translocating P-type ATPase translates to MSTPHHDHGHPHADPDAVQPMDHSGHAGHGQHGDADTHGQAMPHGHAHSALDEDHTVHTHGEHAGHSTAMFKNKFWFSLVLAVPVVVFSPMVGHLLGYHIPEFPGSAWIAPVLGTVIYFYGGMPFLKGGLTELKSRQPGMMLLISMAITVAFVASWVTTLGIGGFELDFWWELALLVVIMLLGHWMEMRALGAASSALDALAELLPDEAEKIVNGKTVTVPIAELAIGDVVLVRSGARVPADGQIVDGAAEFDESMITGESQPVSRGPGETVVAGTVATDNAVRVRVDAVGENTALAGIQRMVADAQASSSRAQALADRAAAWLFWFALAAGVLTAITWTLLGSPDDAVVRTVTVLVIACPHALGLAIPLVIAISTERAAKAGVLIKDRMALERMRTIDVVLFDKTGTLTEGAHAVTGATPVPGTSKAELLAVAAAAEADSEHPVARAIVTAAARSAEAQRLGLRGTGFTAAAGRGVKATVDGAEIVVGGPNMLRELALDTPAPLRATVAEWTNRGAGVLHVVRDGRIIGALALEDKVRPESRAAVAALQERGVKVALITGDARQVAEAVGADLGIDEVFAEVLPQDKDTKVTELQSRGMTVAMVGDGVNDAPALARAEVGIAIGAGTDVAMESAGVVLAGNDPRAVLSMIELSRASYRKMIQNLAWATGYNIIAVPLAAGVLAPVGIVLSPAVGAVLMSVSTIVVALNAQLLRRLDLDPAHLAATSTEDRRPAEQPATVPTS
- a CDS encoding DUF305 domain-containing protein, with the translated sequence MKRSTTLITLALASALALAGCGTNGEENTGAASEAATSAAAGAGSTETTGTTAPSGSSSAQEISEEHNDADVMFAQMMIPHHQQAVQMSEMLLAKDGIPADVREFAQGVIDAQGPEIERMNAMLTAWGQEPTSESGGMEGMDHGSGSGMSGMMTEEDMQQLEDAQGTEAARLYLEQMTAHHRGAVDMAKEEVANGTNPQAVALAQKVIEDQEAEIQEMETMLQEL